In Mytilus edulis chromosome 4, xbMytEdul2.2, whole genome shotgun sequence, the following proteins share a genomic window:
- the LOC139518805 gene encoding uncharacterized protein isoform X1, protein MAESLVQLPEWAYKATNTDSQEVKAAAENSDNYSLIKVDVIGKFTNNEPCQFTMDGNGDNCIIHQTEITRLRSCLFRKVGGENGDTKYGVQISTMIGADFVWFLILFESLDDTMKVLNVCRRNLHLKGGYIDYLCPKWTGDLEIQVSTVTGSEDEIPKTSYSIVLDEEALFLFRDFNKRLPDFFLMFYKEGTDHSIERALVQHYSNNIVLESVKMKFVIQNAVGYSSFTEAIKMIKPKPKHIFEDHSKIAKYLTDLEQINHDENVSQELQKRQEKPSRHRKDYEPEWGERSDTSEAGNQASIISSELDQALETLSVNEDLSLPWIVAEDEMRLMLENPEALEGSQTDMLSGGLDPNDANHLMKSFSEIKEHLTSQRYDLALSRLKGTKTVFQESAVPEIKRLIGTDELELLKKLYFHSFLEGL, encoded by the exons ATGGCAGAGAGTTTAGTACAACTTCCGGAATGGGCATACAAAGCAACAAATACAGATAGTCAGGAG gtCAAAGCGGCAGCAGAAAATTCAGATAATTACTCCCTGATAAAAGTGGATGTGATAGGCAAGTTTACCAATAATGAACCATGCCAGTTTACAATGGATGGCAATGGAGATAATTGTATTATTCATCAGACAGAGATTACCCGATTGAGAAGTTGTTTGTTTAGAAAAGTTGGAGGTGAAAATGGTGATACAAAGTATGGTGTGCAGATATCTACCATGATTGGAGCTGATTTTGTCTGGTTCTTGATACTATTTGAATCACTAGATGATACTATGAAGGTTTTGAACGTATGCCGTCGGAACTTGCATTTAAAAGGCGGATATATTGACTATCTGTGTCCAAAATGGACAGGTGATCTTGAAATCCAGGTGTCCACTGTAACTGGTTCCGAAGACGAAATCCCTAAGACGAGTTATTCTATCGTTTTAGATGAGGAAGCATTGTTTTTGTTCCGAGACTTCAATAAAAGACTGccagacttttttttaatgttttacaaagAAGGAACAGACCATAGTATAGAACGGGCCCTTGTACAACACTATTCCAATAATATCGTATTGGAAAGTGTTAAGATGAAATTTGTGATACAAAATGCT GTTGGCTACAGCAGTTTTACTGAAGCTATCAAAATGATCAAACCAAAACCAAAGCATATCTTTGAAG ATCATTCAAAGATTGCCAAATATCTTACAGATTTAGAACAAA tTAATCATGATGAAAATGTTAGCCAGGAACTTCAGAAAAGACAAG aaaaacCTTCAAGACACAGAAAAG ACTATGAACCTGAATGGGGAGAGCGATCAGACACTTCTGAAGCAGGGAATCAAGCTTCTATAATATCAA GCGAGTTAGATCAAGCTTTGGAGACATTATCAGTTAACGAAGATTTAAGTTTACCTTGGATAGTGGCAGAGGATGAAATGAGATTAATGTTAGAAAATCCAGAGGCATTAGAAGGCAGTCAGACAGATATGTTATCTGGCG GGTTAGATCCAAATGATGCAAACCATTTAATGAAAAGTTTTAGTGAAATCAAAGAACATCTTACAAGCCAAAG atatgaTCTGGCTTTGTCTCGTTTGAAAGGAACAAAGACTGTATTCCAGGAATCAGCCGTCCCAGAAATAAAGAGACTGATCGGAACAGATGAACTTGAACTTCTAAAGAAATTGTATTTCCACTCTTTCTTGGAGGGCTTatga
- the LOC139518806 gene encoding toll-like receptor 13 isoform X2 produces MCCLLVLVIITILTLKKKKPIFLLQIAHRFQKVEDDDSKLWDAFVSFKEENNQFVYQNLYPKLEKQLGFKLCIHHKDFLPGKAITSNILDAIANSRRTIMIISRDYLQGGYTTFEYEVAHAEMINTKSKHKIIPIFLDKFENCQGLMDDTLKCIVQSVTYITWPGETNQGAVDTFWKRLALSMPKKSKKDRSDLRENSSLLRRSMM; encoded by the exons atgTGTTGTCTTCTTGTATTGGTAATCATAACGATTCTTACCCTGAAGAAAAAGAAACCAATATTTCTTCTGCAAATAGCACATCgatttcagaaggtggaagatGACG ATTCTAAATTGTGGGATGCATTTGTATCGTTTAAAGAGGAAAATAACCAATTTGTTTATCAAAACCTGTACCCTAAATTGGAAAAACAACTGGGATTTAAATTATGTATTCATCATAAGGACTTCTTACCAGGAAAAG CCATCACTTCTAACATACTTGACGCCATTGCCAACAGCCGTAGAACAATAATGATAATCAGCAGAGACTATTTACAAGGAGGCTATACTACTTTTGAATACGAAGTGGCTCATGCTGAAATGATCAACactaaatcaaaacataaaataattccAATATTTCTGGATAAATTTGAAAACTGCCAAGGTTTAATGGATGATACCCTCAAATGTATTGTACAATCCGTAACTTATATCACGTGGCCTGGAGAAACCAATCAAGGGGCTGTAGATACTTTCTGGAAAAGACTGGCATTATCCATGCCGAAGAAATCAAAGAAAGATCGTTCAGACTTACGTGAAAATTCTAGTTTGTTAAGACGAAGCATGATGTGA
- the LOC139518805 gene encoding uncharacterized protein isoform X2 has product MDGNGDNCIIHQTEITRLRSCLFRKVGGENGDTKYGVQISTMIGADFVWFLILFESLDDTMKVLNVCRRNLHLKGGYIDYLCPKWTGDLEIQVSTVTGSEDEIPKTSYSIVLDEEALFLFRDFNKRLPDFFLMFYKEGTDHSIERALVQHYSNNIVLESVKMKFVIQNAVGYSSFTEAIKMIKPKPKHIFEDHSKIAKYLTDLEQINHDENVSQELQKRQEKPSRHRKDYEPEWGERSDTSEAGNQASIISSELDQALETLSVNEDLSLPWIVAEDEMRLMLENPEALEGSQTDMLSGGLDPNDANHLMKSFSEIKEHLTSQRYDLALSRLKGTKTVFQESAVPEIKRLIGTDELELLKKLYFHSFLEGL; this is encoded by the exons ATGGATGGCAATGGAGATAATTGTATTATTCATCAGACAGAGATTACCCGATTGAGAAGTTGTTTGTTTAGAAAAGTTGGAGGTGAAAATGGTGATACAAAGTATGGTGTGCAGATATCTACCATGATTGGAGCTGATTTTGTCTGGTTCTTGATACTATTTGAATCACTAGATGATACTATGAAGGTTTTGAACGTATGCCGTCGGAACTTGCATTTAAAAGGCGGATATATTGACTATCTGTGTCCAAAATGGACAGGTGATCTTGAAATCCAGGTGTCCACTGTAACTGGTTCCGAAGACGAAATCCCTAAGACGAGTTATTCTATCGTTTTAGATGAGGAAGCATTGTTTTTGTTCCGAGACTTCAATAAAAGACTGccagacttttttttaatgttttacaaagAAGGAACAGACCATAGTATAGAACGGGCCCTTGTACAACACTATTCCAATAATATCGTATTGGAAAGTGTTAAGATGAAATTTGTGATACAAAATGCT GTTGGCTACAGCAGTTTTACTGAAGCTATCAAAATGATCAAACCAAAACCAAAGCATATCTTTGAAG ATCATTCAAAGATTGCCAAATATCTTACAGATTTAGAACAAA tTAATCATGATGAAAATGTTAGCCAGGAACTTCAGAAAAGACAAG aaaaacCTTCAAGACACAGAAAAG ACTATGAACCTGAATGGGGAGAGCGATCAGACACTTCTGAAGCAGGGAATCAAGCTTCTATAATATCAA GCGAGTTAGATCAAGCTTTGGAGACATTATCAGTTAACGAAGATTTAAGTTTACCTTGGATAGTGGCAGAGGATGAAATGAGATTAATGTTAGAAAATCCAGAGGCATTAGAAGGCAGTCAGACAGATATGTTATCTGGCG GGTTAGATCCAAATGATGCAAACCATTTAATGAAAAGTTTTAGTGAAATCAAAGAACATCTTACAAGCCAAAG atatgaTCTGGCTTTGTCTCGTTTGAAAGGAACAAAGACTGTATTCCAGGAATCAGCCGTCCCAGAAATAAAGAGACTGATCGGAACAGATGAACTTGAACTTCTAAAGAAATTGTATTTCCACTCTTTCTTGGAGGGCTTatga